In Oryza brachyantha chromosome 2, ObraRS2, whole genome shotgun sequence, a single window of DNA contains:
- the LOC102710278 gene encoding cation/H(+) antiporter 15-like, which translates to MAGDDDDAKCNDEVNDGTYFMAGVMAVTGLMATVLALSGVFHCMLRRLGQPSIISHILAGVVIGPTVLGRVVDLRRLGMKDAGSALRDTIYFVRIVFMFFIGLEMDHRYLRHHLRRSLALACGGSGLCLLLAALAGPFFYGLLHPAQGPFQPDKLYASTALFMLVLTTTASPVLIRIVTELKLTGSEAGQLAIGAAFANDMASLTVFSVMVVGTTSYGPDGQPTPAFPAAGIVMSMALTVCLAVALAARAVMLLNRLKRGRRYINKYELCAVLVLIVGLSLLEQVFGYSASMTAFLIGLAMPRDGPTARTLVDRLTYPVHQLVMPLCFGAIGARLDFAAAGSFTAAQFAVAVAFTTLLGAAGKVGGTVLAGRLLGISARESLVLGFLLNVKGYCDILAINFGNEAGIWGETAQVVLLLSSILNTFMAGPASAAIVRQQRRASRYRSRCLQDLKVDHELRVLVCVHGAGGVYSMLTLAELSKGTAPLAVYLLHLVELMAARKYAITHLYHDGDGDDDGDEWGYAREIEQVAATVNAFTYDAAVPVRQMTAISSLGSMDADVRNGIEDSRASLVIVPFHKEQRYDGRMVCRREGRRQLNQRILQHAPCTVGILVERRLAGDVDKGVAEAMSHVVAVFLGGPDDREAVAYATRLAAHPSVSVTVARFLPARAGKEDGSEMAVGEEADEEFMADVCERLVVPGQVEYMERYVSNGAETVNALSGMVGTYSMFVVGKGGGGAAGMTSGMGGLLEEECPELGPVGEVLSSDDFTACGTVSVLVLQQHHSQSHRMRRWNHDHNHHPLDCQCTHHHIDIVTSSSS; encoded by the exons ATGgctggcgacgacgatgatgcCAAGTGCAACGATGAGGTGAACGACGGCACCTACTTCATGGCCGGCGTGATGGCCGTGACCGGCCTCATGGCGACCGTCCTCGCGCTCTCCGGCGTCTTCCATTGCATGCTTCGACGCCTCGGTCAGCCGAGCATCATCTCCCACATCCTG GCCGGCGTTGTGATCGGTCCAACGGTGCTCGGGCGCGTTGTGGACCTACGGCGGCTGGGCATGAAGGACGCCGGCAGCGCGCTGAGAGACACCATCTACTTCGTCCGCATCGTCTTCATGTTCTTCATCGGCCTGGAGATGGACCACCGGTACCTCCGCCACCACCTGCGCCGCTCCCTCGCGCTCGCTTGTGGCGGTTCCggcctctgcctcctcctcgccgcgctcgccggtCCCTTCTTCTACGGCCTCCTCCACCCCGCCCAGGGCCCCTTCCAGCCCGACAAGCTCTACGCCTCCACCGCTCTCTTCATGCTCGTGCTCACCACAACCGCCTCGCCCGTCCTCATCCGCATCGTCACTGAGCTCAAGCTTACCGGCTCCGAGGCCGGCCAGCTCGCCATTGGCGCCGCCTTCGCCAACGACATGGCCAGCCTCACCGTCTTCAGCGTCATGGTCGTCGGCACCACCTCCTACGGCCCGGACGGACAACCCACCCCCGCCTTTCCAGCGGCGGGAATCGTCATGTCGATGGCGCTGACGGTGTGCCTGGCGGTGGCCCTGGCAGCTAGAGCAGTCATGCTGCTCAATAGGCTCAAGCGCGGCCGCCGCTACATCAACAAGTACGAGTTGTGCGCCGTGCTCGTGCTCATCGTCGGCCTCTCACTGCTGGAGCAGGTCTTCGGCTACAGCGCCTCCATGACTGCCTTCCTCATCGGCCTCGCCATGCCACGTGACGGGCCCACGGCGCGCACGCTCGTCGATCGCCTCACTTACCCGGTGCACCAGCTCGTCATGCCGCTCTGCTTTGGGGCCATCGGCGCCAGGCTCGACTTCGCCGCGGCCGGCAGCTTCACCGCCGCGcagttcgccgtcgccgtcgccttcaCGACGCTGCTCGGCGCAGCTGGGAAGGTGGGCGGCACGGTGCTCGCCGGCCGATTGCTCGGCATCTCAGCGAGGGAGTCGCTGGTGCTGGGCTTCCTGCTCAACGTCAAGGGCTATTGCGACATCCTGGCCATCAACTTCGGCAACGAGGCCGGCATCTGGGGAGAGACGGCGCAGGTGGTGctgctcctctcctccatccTCAACACCTTCATGGCCGGCCCGGCTTCCGCAGCCATCGTCCGGCAGCAGCGCCGCGCCTCCCGGTACCGCTCGCGCTGCCTTCAGGACCTCAAGGTCGACCACGAGCTCCGCGTCCTGGTTTGCGTCCACGGCGCTGGGGGCGTCTACTCCATGCTCACGCTCGCGGAGCTCTCCAAGGGCACCGCTCCGCTCGCCGTCTacctcctccacctcgtcgAGCTCATGGCCGCGCGCAAGTACGCCATCACGCACCTATACCACGACGgggatggcgacgacgacggtgacgagtGGGGTTATGCCCGCGAGATCGAGCAGGTGGCAGCGACGGTCAATGCCTTCACGTACGACGCCGCCGTCCCAGTGCGCCAGATGACCGCGATATCCAGCCTCGGTTCCATGGACGCAGACGTGCGCAACGGCATCGAGGACTCCCGCGCGTCGCTCGTCATCGTCCCCTTCCACAAGGAGCAGCGGTACGACGGGCGCATGGTATGCCGCCGCGAGGGGCGGAGGCAGCTCAACCAGAGGATACTGCAGCACGCGCCCTGCACTGTCGGGATCCTCGTGGAacgccgcctcgccggggACGTCGACAAGGGCGTGGCAGAGGCCATGAGCCACGTGGTGGCGGTGTTCCTGGGCGGGCCGGACGACAGGGAGGCGGTAGCATATGCGACGCGTCTGGCGGCGCACCCATCGGTGAGCGTGACGGTGGCGAGGTTCCTTCCAGCGCGAGCGGGGAAGGAAGACGGCAGTGAGATGGCtgtgggagaggaggcggacgAGGAGTTCATGGCGGACGTGTGCGAGAGATTGGTGGTGCCGGGGCAGGTGGAGTACATGGAGAGATACGTGAGCAACGGGGCGGAGACGGTGAATGCGCTGAGCGGCATGGTGGGGACGTACTCGATGTTCGTGGTAGgaaagggcggcggcggcgcggcgggcatGACGAGCGGCATGGGAGGGTTACTGGAGGAGGAGTGCCCGGAGCTGGGCCCCGTCGGGGAGGTGCTGTCCTCCGACGACTTCACGGCCTGTGGCACCGTCTCCGTGCTGGTGCTTCAACAGCATCACAGTCAGAGTCACAGGATGAGGAGATGGAACCACGACCACAACCACCATCCCCTCGACTGCCAATGCACGCACCACCATATCGACATCGTcacatcgtcgtcgtcatag
- the LOC102715456 gene encoding protein FD-like, whose product MADQLGGMGSPQLSLSSCSSFLSISSAGNSAADGAPHLSLGVGGAEELDLLMQVGIGGGGGGGGDEEEEERKTIRMMKNRESALRSRARKRAYVQELEKEVHRLVNENLKLKRHCKQLKTEMAALIQPTTKQSSHRRSSST is encoded by the exons ATGGCGGATCAGCTGGGCGGCATGGGCAGCCCGCAGCTAAGCCTGAGCAGCTGCAGCTCGTTCTTGTCCATCTCCAGCGCCGGCAACAGCGCCGCCGATGGTGCTCCCCATCTATCCCTCGGCGTGGGTGGCGCCGAGGAGCTGGATCTGCTGATGCAGGTGGGCataggtggcggtggcggcggcggcggcgacgaggaggaggaggagcgcaaGACCATCCGGATGATGAAGAACAGGGAATCGGCGCTGCGCTCCAGGGCGAGGAAGAGG GCGTATGTGCAGGAGCTGGAGAAGGAAGTTCACCGGCTGGTGAATGAGAACCTCAAGCTCAAGAGGCACTGCAAACAA CTTAAGACAGAGATGGCTGCTCTGATCCAGCCTACCACCAAGCAGAGCTCCCACCGGAGAAGCTCATCCACTTGA
- the LOC102715917 gene encoding peroxidase 64, with translation MAPAMAEAAASSRSRSHLDLVVLMLVLLVGGGEALSLDYYTKSCPKAEAAVAAAVKQAMAKDRTVPAGLLRLHFHDCFVRGCDGSVLLDSSGNISAEKDGPPNASLHAFYVIDNAKAAVEALCPGVVSCADILALAARDAVALSGGPSWVVPVGRRDGRVSLASETTTALPGPTASFDQLKQAFHGRGLSTKDLVVLSGGHTLGFAHCSSFQNRIQQQGVDPALHPSFAATLRRSCPPNNTARAAGSALDPTSSSFDNTYYRMLLTGRGLLSSDEALLTHPKTRAQISLYAASQPAFFRDFVDSMLRMSGLNNVAGEVRANCRRVN, from the exons ATGGCACCAGCAatggcagaagcagcagcgTCGTCCAGGTCCAGGTCCCATCTGGATCTGGTGGTGCTAATGCTGGTGCTGCTggtgggtggcggcgaggcgctgAGCCTGGACTACTACACCAAGAGCTGCCccaaggcggaggcggcggtggcggcggcggtgaagcaGGCCATGGCCAAAGACCGGACGGTGCCGGCCGGGCTGCTCCGCCTGCATTTCCACGACTGCTTCGTCAGG GGGTGCGACGGTTCCGTTCTGTTGGACTCGTCGGGCAACATCTCGGCGGAGAAGGACGGCCCGCCCAACGCGTCGCTGCACGCCTTCTACGTTATCGACAATGCCaaggccgccgtcgaggccctCTGCCCCGGCGTCGTCTCCTGCGCTGACAtcctcgcgctcgccgccaggGACGCCGTCGCCTTG TCCGGTGGGCCGTCGTGGGTGGTGCCGGTGGGTCGTCGGGACGGTCGTGTGTCGCTGGCGAgcgagacgacgacggcgctaccagggccgacggcgagcttcGACCAGCTGAAGCAGGCGTTCCACGGCCGCGGGCTGTCGACCAAGGACCTGGTGGTGCTCTCGGGGGGGCACACGCTTGGCTTCGCCCACTGCTCCTCCTTCCAGAACCGCATCCAGCAGCAGGGCGTCGACCCGGCGCTGCACCcctccttcgccgccaccctccgccGGTCCTGCCCACCCAACAACACGGCCAGGGCGGCGGGCTCAGCGCTGGACCCCACGTCCTCCTCCTTCGACAACACCTACTACCGGATGCTGCTCACCGGACGGGGCCTTCTCTCCTCCGACGAGGCCCTGCTCACGCACCCCAAGACGCGCGCCCAGATATCTCTCTACGCCGCGTCGCAGCCCGCCTTCTTCCGGGACTTCGTCGACTCCATGCTCAGGATGAGCGGTCTCAACAACGTCGCCGGCGAAGTCCGAGCTAACTGCAGACGTGTcaactag